From a region of the Limisphaera ngatamarikiensis genome:
- the araA gene encoding L-arabinose isomerase — translation MIDLKELEVWFLTGSQHLYGPAALEQVAANARTVVAALDQSSAVPVRVRFQPVVKSPEEATALCQAANQEPRCIGLITWCHTFSPSKMWINGLKALRKPVAHLHTQFNRDLPWSTIDMDFMNLNQAAHGDREHGFIMSRMRLNRKVIVGHWSDPEVQQRLGAWCRAAAAWHDWQGARFCRFGDNMREVAVTEGDKVAAQMQFGYSVNGYGVGDLVQFVRAVSEKEVDELVADYERQYEVVPELRKGGARHESLREAARIEAGLRAFLKQGGFKGFTDTFEDLHGLSQLPGIAVQRLMAEGYGFGAEGDWKTCALVRAMKVMATGLSGGTSFMEDYTYHLDPARPAVLGAHMLEICPSIAKGRPRCEIHPLSIGGKADPVRLVFDTPAGPGLNASIIDLGNRFRLLVNEVEVIEPPEPLPRLPVARALWQPKPNLAVAAAAWIYAGGAHHTGFSQAVTTEMLEDFATMAGVELVVIDEHTRLRDFRRELEWNEVAYGLKRGFLA, via the coding sequence ATGATTGATTTGAAGGAACTTGAAGTCTGGTTTCTGACCGGGAGTCAACACCTGTACGGGCCGGCCGCTCTGGAGCAGGTGGCGGCGAATGCCCGGACGGTGGTGGCGGCCCTGGACCAATCGTCCGCCGTGCCGGTTCGCGTACGGTTTCAGCCCGTGGTCAAATCCCCCGAGGAGGCCACGGCCCTCTGCCAGGCCGCCAATCAGGAGCCGCGCTGCATCGGGCTGATCACGTGGTGCCACACCTTCTCACCCTCCAAGATGTGGATCAACGGGCTGAAAGCCCTGCGCAAGCCGGTGGCCCATCTGCACACCCAGTTCAATCGGGACCTGCCCTGGTCCACGATTGACATGGATTTCATGAACCTGAACCAGGCCGCCCACGGCGACCGCGAGCACGGGTTCATCATGAGCCGCATGCGGTTGAACCGGAAGGTCATCGTGGGCCACTGGTCGGATCCCGAGGTTCAGCAACGGCTGGGTGCCTGGTGCCGGGCGGCGGCGGCCTGGCACGACTGGCAGGGGGCGAGGTTCTGCCGGTTTGGGGACAACATGCGCGAGGTGGCGGTCACCGAGGGCGACAAGGTGGCTGCCCAAATGCAGTTCGGCTATTCCGTCAACGGTTACGGTGTGGGTGACCTGGTCCAGTTCGTCCGGGCCGTGTCAGAGAAGGAAGTGGACGAACTCGTGGCGGATTACGAACGGCAATACGAGGTGGTGCCGGAGCTGCGCAAGGGCGGTGCCCGACATGAATCGCTGCGCGAGGCGGCGCGGATTGAGGCGGGCCTGCGGGCGTTTCTCAAGCAGGGCGGGTTCAAGGGGTTCACCGACACGTTTGAGGATCTGCACGGGCTGTCACAACTGCCCGGAATTGCGGTGCAACGGCTGATGGCCGAGGGTTATGGTTTTGGGGCCGAGGGCGATTGGAAGACGTGCGCGCTGGTGCGGGCCATGAAGGTGATGGCGACGGGGTTGTCCGGCGGTACGTCGTTCATGGAGGACTACACGTACCATCTGGATCCGGCCCGGCCGGCCGTCCTGGGCGCGCACATGCTGGAGATTTGCCCCAGCATCGCCAAGGGCAGGCCCCGATGCGAAATCCACCCGCTCAGCATCGGGGGCAAGGCCGATCCGGTCCGGTTGGTGTTCGACACACCGGCCGGCCCGGGCCTCAACGCCTCGATCATCGACCTGGGGAACCGGTTCCGGTTGCTGGTCAACGAAGTGGAGGTGATCGAGCCGCCGGAACCCCTGCCCCGGTTGCCGGTGGCCCGGGCCCTGTGGCAACCCAAACCCAACCTGGCCGTGGCCGCTGCGGCATGGATCTACGCCGGCGGCGCCCACCACACCGGCTTCAGCCAGGCCGTCACCACCGAAATGCTGGAAGACTTCGCCACAATGGCCGGGGTGGAACTGGTGGTGATTGACGAGCACACGCGCCTGCGCGATTTCCGGCGTGAACTGGAATGGAACGAGGTGGCCTACGGACTCAAACGGGGTTTTCTGGCCTGA